A region of Diospyros lotus cultivar Yz01 chromosome 3, ASM1463336v1, whole genome shotgun sequence DNA encodes the following proteins:
- the LOC127797281 gene encoding receptor-like protein EIX2 isoform X1: MRTVAVFVLVWSLCATASSGGVSCNEKEKQALLVFKQALSSDPLGALSSWSHDVRDTDCCNWTGVRCNNMTGRVVELDLSNLHLMGNLTPSLLDLKFLSYLDLTLNYFGGSSIPSFLGSMTSLVHLNLEDNDFEGLIPHQLQNLSNIRYLNLGFNYGLYVDNLNWIAHLRALEFLDMSGLDLNKEVDWLREVSSLPSLSELYLDDCQLENMTPSLEHVNFTSLTSLVLSGNNFNCEIPKWLFNLNSSLRSLDLSGNFLHGFIPYEVGQLKHLERLDLGMNKLNGTLPKSIWVLSNLVTLDIGNNLLEGIVTEANLSKLSKLRIIYLSGNSFSCNISSTWVPPLQLKIISVGSCKMGPNFPSWLKTQISLSILDISKTGISDTIPHWFWDLALHVKYIDLSQNQIDGDLSSVMLNSTIVDISSNRFRGKVPHLSSNVKVFNVANNNFSGPISTFLCQKENKQNTLEVLDASYNFLSGNLSHCWMNWKSLIHVNLGNNNLSGEIPIPMGSLSKLQSLQLHNNKLFGYIPSSLKNCQFLGIMNLGGNELTGTVPSWLGHITNLSILSLCSNKFTGSISPDICHLSSLIVLDLSNNILVGSIPKCLTNITEMVDTDGSYQNTFIYDTVIYDTIIYDNFTSYEERLSLVTKGRETEYKEILPLVRSIDLSSNGNSGVGPDTSCAASLFVKFANNGHPTLVVSTDPAHSLSDSFAQDLTGRMLVPVEGPDYPLFALEYYNRKTLRKLGKNFAAQAKKNGGSGIKDFMDGMGLGMLVEQLGELLDTPPPGLDEAIAISKVMQFLEPKEYNMFT, from the exons ATGCGGACAGTGGCAGTGTTTGTGTTGGTTTGGTCTCTGTGTGCAACAGCCAGCAGTGGAGGTGTGAGTTGCAATGAGAAGGAAAAGCAAGCCCTTTTGGTTTTCAAGCAGGCTCTCTCTTCTGATCCTCTAGGCGCTCTGTCTTCTTGGTCTCACGATGTTCGCGACACCGATTGTTGCAATTGGACAGGTGTTCGCTGCAACAATATGACCGGTCGAGTCGTTGAACTGGATCTTTCCAATCTACATCTAATGGGCAATCTTACACCTTCATTGCTAgatctgaaatttctgagttaTTTGGATCTGACTCTAAATTATTTTGGAGGCTCTTCCATTCCAAGTTTCTTAGGTTCTATGACAAGTCTCGTGCATCTGAATCTTGAAGACAATGACTTTGAGGGTTTGATTCCTCATCAGCTTCAAAATCTGTCCAACATTCGTTACCTCAATCTGGGATTTAACTATGGGCTATATGTAGACAATCTCAATTGGATTGCTCATCTTCGTGCTTTGGAATTTCTTGACATGAGTGGACTTGACCTCAACAAGGAAGTTGATTGGCTTCGTGAGGTGAGCAGCCTTCCTTCcctttcagaattatatttggATGATTGCCAGCTTGAGAATATGACTCCTTCTCTTGAACATGTCAATTTTACATCACTTACATCCCTTGTTCTTTCTGGTAATAATTTCAATTGTGAGATTCCAAAGTGGTTATTCAATCTCAATAGCAGCCTTCGAAGTCTTGATCTTTCTGGTAACTTTTTGCATGGTTTTATACCATATGAGGTTGGGCAACTCAAACATCTTGAGCGACTTGATTTGGGGATGAATAAATTGAATGGAACTCTTCCAAAGAGCATTTGGGTTCTCTCAAATTTAGTGACCTTGGACATTGGTAATAATCTCCTAGAAGGCATTGTTACAGAGGCTAATCTGTCCAAACTCTCAAAACTAAGGATTATTTATTTGTCTGGCAACTCTTTCTCCTGCAACATCAGCTCCACTTGGGTTCCACCTCTTCAATTGAAAATCATTTCAGTTGGTTCTTGCAAAATGGGTCCAAATTTTCCTTCATGGCTGAAAACACAAATATCTCTTTCCATCTTAGACATTTCCAAAACTGGGATATCAGACACAATTCCACACTGGTTTTGGGACTTGGCTTTACACGTGAAATACATTGATCTCTCACAGAACCAGATTGATGGTGATTTGTCCTCCGTTATGCTAAATTCCACTATCGTTGATATTAGCTCTAACAGATTTAGAGGCAAAGTACCACATCTCTCTTCAAATGTTAAAGTATTTAATGTTgccaataataatttttcaggACCTATTTCCACTTTCCTTTgccaaaaggaaaataaacaaaatacattaGAAGTTTTGGATGCTTCTTATAACTTTCTGTCAGGCAACCTTTCTCATTGCTGGATGAATTGGAAATCCTTAATCCATGTCAACTTGGGAAACAACAACTTGTCTGGTGAAATTCCCATCCCAATGGGTTCTTTGTCCAAACTTCAATCGTTGCAGTTGCATAACAATAAGTTATTTGGATATATACCTTCATCATTGAAGAATTGTCAATTTTTGGGTATCATGAATCTGGGTGGAAATGAATTGACAGGGACTGTACCAAGCTGGTTGGGACACATTACAAATCTATCCATTCTCTCCTTATGCTCGAACAAATTTACTGGTAGCATTTCACCAGATATATGCCACCTTTCTTCTCTTATAGTACTCGATCTTTCCAATAATATCCTAGTTGGAAGCATTCCGAAATGCCTTACTAATATCACTGAGATGGTTGACACAGATGGATCATaccaaaacacatttatttatgaCACAGTTATTTATGACACAATTATTTATGACAACTTTACAAGCTATGAGGAAAGACTTTCATTGGTCACAAAAGGGAGGGAAACGGAATACAAAGAGATTCTACCACTTGTTAGGAGCATAGATCTTTCAAGTAACG gtaattcgggagtgggccctgACACAAGCTGTGCTGCATCTCTTTTTGTAAAATTTGCTAACAATGGTCACCCTACTCTTGTGGTTTCAACTGACCCTGCTCATTCTTTAAGTGACTCCTTTGCTCAG gATTTGACTGGAAGGATGCTTGTACCAGTTGAAGGACCTGATTATCCACTGTTTGCCCTGGAG TACTATAACAGAAAAACCCTGAGAAAGCTAGGGAAGAATTTTGCAGCGCAAGCCAAAAAAAATGGTGGGAGTGGAATCAAAGATTTCATGGATGGCATGGGCCTTGGGATGCTTGTTGAACAG TTGGGAGAGCTGCTGGACACACCTCCTCCTGGTCTGGATGAAGCAATTGCCATTTCCAAG GTTATGCAATTCCTTGAACCAAAGGAGTATAATATGTTTACGTGA
- the LOC127797281 gene encoding receptor-like protein EIX2 isoform X2 codes for MRTVAVFVLVWSLCATASSGGVSCNEKEKQALLVFKQALSSDPLGALSSWSHDVRDTDCCNWTGVRCNNMTGRVVELDLSNLHLMGNLTPSLLDLKFLSYLDLTLNYFGGSSIPSFLGSMTSLVHLNLEDNDFEGLIPHQLQNLSNIRYLNLGFNYGLYVDNLNWIAHLRALEFLDMSGLDLNKEVDWLREVSSLPSLSELYLDDCQLENMTPSLEHVNFTSLTSLVLSGNNFNCEIPKWLFNLNSSLRSLDLSGNFLHGFIPYEVGQLKHLERLDLGMNKLNGTLPKSIWVLSNLVTLDIGNNLLEGIVTEANLSKLSKLRIIYLSGNSFSCNISSTWVPPLQLKIISVGSCKMGPNFPSWLKTQISLSILDISKTGISDTIPHWFWDLALHVKYIDLSQNQIDGDLSSVMLNSTIVDISSNRFRGKVPHLSSNVKVFNVANNNFSGPISTFLCQKENKQNTLEVLDASYNFLSGNLSHCWMNWKSLIHVNLGNNNLSGEIPIPMGSLSKLQSLQLHNNKLFGYIPSSLKNCQFLGIMNLGGNELTGTVPSWLGHITNLSILSLCSNKFTGSISPDICHLSSLIVLDLSNNILVGSIPKCLTNITEMVDTDGSYQNTFIYDTVIYDTIIYDNFTSYEERLSLVTKGRETEYKEILPLVRSIDLSSNGNSGVGPDTSCAASLFVKFANNGHPTLVVSTDPAHSLSDSFAQDLTGRMLVPVEGPDYPLFALERKPKKMVGVESKISWMAWALGCLLNSWESCWTHLLLVWMKQLPFPRLCNSLNQRSIICLRE; via the exons ATGCGGACAGTGGCAGTGTTTGTGTTGGTTTGGTCTCTGTGTGCAACAGCCAGCAGTGGAGGTGTGAGTTGCAATGAGAAGGAAAAGCAAGCCCTTTTGGTTTTCAAGCAGGCTCTCTCTTCTGATCCTCTAGGCGCTCTGTCTTCTTGGTCTCACGATGTTCGCGACACCGATTGTTGCAATTGGACAGGTGTTCGCTGCAACAATATGACCGGTCGAGTCGTTGAACTGGATCTTTCCAATCTACATCTAATGGGCAATCTTACACCTTCATTGCTAgatctgaaatttctgagttaTTTGGATCTGACTCTAAATTATTTTGGAGGCTCTTCCATTCCAAGTTTCTTAGGTTCTATGACAAGTCTCGTGCATCTGAATCTTGAAGACAATGACTTTGAGGGTTTGATTCCTCATCAGCTTCAAAATCTGTCCAACATTCGTTACCTCAATCTGGGATTTAACTATGGGCTATATGTAGACAATCTCAATTGGATTGCTCATCTTCGTGCTTTGGAATTTCTTGACATGAGTGGACTTGACCTCAACAAGGAAGTTGATTGGCTTCGTGAGGTGAGCAGCCTTCCTTCcctttcagaattatatttggATGATTGCCAGCTTGAGAATATGACTCCTTCTCTTGAACATGTCAATTTTACATCACTTACATCCCTTGTTCTTTCTGGTAATAATTTCAATTGTGAGATTCCAAAGTGGTTATTCAATCTCAATAGCAGCCTTCGAAGTCTTGATCTTTCTGGTAACTTTTTGCATGGTTTTATACCATATGAGGTTGGGCAACTCAAACATCTTGAGCGACTTGATTTGGGGATGAATAAATTGAATGGAACTCTTCCAAAGAGCATTTGGGTTCTCTCAAATTTAGTGACCTTGGACATTGGTAATAATCTCCTAGAAGGCATTGTTACAGAGGCTAATCTGTCCAAACTCTCAAAACTAAGGATTATTTATTTGTCTGGCAACTCTTTCTCCTGCAACATCAGCTCCACTTGGGTTCCACCTCTTCAATTGAAAATCATTTCAGTTGGTTCTTGCAAAATGGGTCCAAATTTTCCTTCATGGCTGAAAACACAAATATCTCTTTCCATCTTAGACATTTCCAAAACTGGGATATCAGACACAATTCCACACTGGTTTTGGGACTTGGCTTTACACGTGAAATACATTGATCTCTCACAGAACCAGATTGATGGTGATTTGTCCTCCGTTATGCTAAATTCCACTATCGTTGATATTAGCTCTAACAGATTTAGAGGCAAAGTACCACATCTCTCTTCAAATGTTAAAGTATTTAATGTTgccaataataatttttcaggACCTATTTCCACTTTCCTTTgccaaaaggaaaataaacaaaatacattaGAAGTTTTGGATGCTTCTTATAACTTTCTGTCAGGCAACCTTTCTCATTGCTGGATGAATTGGAAATCCTTAATCCATGTCAACTTGGGAAACAACAACTTGTCTGGTGAAATTCCCATCCCAATGGGTTCTTTGTCCAAACTTCAATCGTTGCAGTTGCATAACAATAAGTTATTTGGATATATACCTTCATCATTGAAGAATTGTCAATTTTTGGGTATCATGAATCTGGGTGGAAATGAATTGACAGGGACTGTACCAAGCTGGTTGGGACACATTACAAATCTATCCATTCTCTCCTTATGCTCGAACAAATTTACTGGTAGCATTTCACCAGATATATGCCACCTTTCTTCTCTTATAGTACTCGATCTTTCCAATAATATCCTAGTTGGAAGCATTCCGAAATGCCTTACTAATATCACTGAGATGGTTGACACAGATGGATCATaccaaaacacatttatttatgaCACAGTTATTTATGACACAATTATTTATGACAACTTTACAAGCTATGAGGAAAGACTTTCATTGGTCACAAAAGGGAGGGAAACGGAATACAAAGAGATTCTACCACTTGTTAGGAGCATAGATCTTTCAAGTAACG gtaattcgggagtgggccctgACACAAGCTGTGCTGCATCTCTTTTTGTAAAATTTGCTAACAATGGTCACCCTACTCTTGTGGTTTCAACTGACCCTGCTCATTCTTTAAGTGACTCCTTTGCTCAG gATTTGACTGGAAGGATGCTTGTACCAGTTGAAGGACCTGATTATCCACTGTTTGCCCTGGAG CGCAAGCCAAAAAAAATGGTGGGAGTGGAATCAAAGATTTCATGGATGGCATGGGCCTTGGGATGCTTGTTGAACAG TTGGGAGAGCTGCTGGACACACCTCCTCCTGGTCTGGATGAAGCAATTGCCATTTCCAAG GTTATGCAATTCCTTGAACCAAAGGAGTATAATATGTTTACGTGAATAG
- the LOC127797281 gene encoding receptor-like protein EIX2 isoform X3, with protein MRTVAVFVLVWSLCATASSGGVSCNEKEKQALLVFKQALSSDPLGALSSWSHDVRDTDCCNWTGVRCNNMTGRVVELDLSNLHLMGNLTPSLLDLKFLSYLDLTLNYFGGSSIPSFLGSMTSLVHLNLEDNDFEGLIPHQLQNLSNIRYLNLGFNYGLYVDNLNWIAHLRALEFLDMSGLDLNKEVDWLREVSSLPSLSELYLDDCQLENMTPSLEHVNFTSLTSLVLSGNNFNCEIPKWLFNLNSSLRSLDLSGNFLHGFIPYEVGQLKHLERLDLGMNKLNGTLPKSIWVLSNLVTLDIGNNLLEGIVTEANLSKLSKLRIIYLSGNSFSCNISSTWVPPLQLKIISVGSCKMGPNFPSWLKTQISLSILDISKTGISDTIPHWFWDLALHVKYIDLSQNQIDGDLSSVMLNSTIVDISSNRFRGKVPHLSSNVKVFNVANNNFSGPISTFLCQKENKQNTLEVLDASYNFLSGNLSHCWMNWKSLIHVNLGNNNLSGEIPIPMGSLSKLQSLQLHNNKLFGYIPSSLKNCQFLGIMNLGGNELTGTVPSWLGHITNLSILSLCSNKFTGSISPDICHLSSLIVLDLSNNILVGSIPKCLTNITEMVDTDGSYQNTFIYDTVIYDTIIYDNFTSYEERLSLVTKGRETEYKEILPLVRSIDLSSNGNSGVGPDTSCAASLFVKFANNGHPTLVVSTDPAHSLSDSFAQDLTGRMLVPVEGPDYPLFALEKNPEKAREEFCSASQKKWWEWNQRFHGWHGPWDAC; from the exons ATGCGGACAGTGGCAGTGTTTGTGTTGGTTTGGTCTCTGTGTGCAACAGCCAGCAGTGGAGGTGTGAGTTGCAATGAGAAGGAAAAGCAAGCCCTTTTGGTTTTCAAGCAGGCTCTCTCTTCTGATCCTCTAGGCGCTCTGTCTTCTTGGTCTCACGATGTTCGCGACACCGATTGTTGCAATTGGACAGGTGTTCGCTGCAACAATATGACCGGTCGAGTCGTTGAACTGGATCTTTCCAATCTACATCTAATGGGCAATCTTACACCTTCATTGCTAgatctgaaatttctgagttaTTTGGATCTGACTCTAAATTATTTTGGAGGCTCTTCCATTCCAAGTTTCTTAGGTTCTATGACAAGTCTCGTGCATCTGAATCTTGAAGACAATGACTTTGAGGGTTTGATTCCTCATCAGCTTCAAAATCTGTCCAACATTCGTTACCTCAATCTGGGATTTAACTATGGGCTATATGTAGACAATCTCAATTGGATTGCTCATCTTCGTGCTTTGGAATTTCTTGACATGAGTGGACTTGACCTCAACAAGGAAGTTGATTGGCTTCGTGAGGTGAGCAGCCTTCCTTCcctttcagaattatatttggATGATTGCCAGCTTGAGAATATGACTCCTTCTCTTGAACATGTCAATTTTACATCACTTACATCCCTTGTTCTTTCTGGTAATAATTTCAATTGTGAGATTCCAAAGTGGTTATTCAATCTCAATAGCAGCCTTCGAAGTCTTGATCTTTCTGGTAACTTTTTGCATGGTTTTATACCATATGAGGTTGGGCAACTCAAACATCTTGAGCGACTTGATTTGGGGATGAATAAATTGAATGGAACTCTTCCAAAGAGCATTTGGGTTCTCTCAAATTTAGTGACCTTGGACATTGGTAATAATCTCCTAGAAGGCATTGTTACAGAGGCTAATCTGTCCAAACTCTCAAAACTAAGGATTATTTATTTGTCTGGCAACTCTTTCTCCTGCAACATCAGCTCCACTTGGGTTCCACCTCTTCAATTGAAAATCATTTCAGTTGGTTCTTGCAAAATGGGTCCAAATTTTCCTTCATGGCTGAAAACACAAATATCTCTTTCCATCTTAGACATTTCCAAAACTGGGATATCAGACACAATTCCACACTGGTTTTGGGACTTGGCTTTACACGTGAAATACATTGATCTCTCACAGAACCAGATTGATGGTGATTTGTCCTCCGTTATGCTAAATTCCACTATCGTTGATATTAGCTCTAACAGATTTAGAGGCAAAGTACCACATCTCTCTTCAAATGTTAAAGTATTTAATGTTgccaataataatttttcaggACCTATTTCCACTTTCCTTTgccaaaaggaaaataaacaaaatacattaGAAGTTTTGGATGCTTCTTATAACTTTCTGTCAGGCAACCTTTCTCATTGCTGGATGAATTGGAAATCCTTAATCCATGTCAACTTGGGAAACAACAACTTGTCTGGTGAAATTCCCATCCCAATGGGTTCTTTGTCCAAACTTCAATCGTTGCAGTTGCATAACAATAAGTTATTTGGATATATACCTTCATCATTGAAGAATTGTCAATTTTTGGGTATCATGAATCTGGGTGGAAATGAATTGACAGGGACTGTACCAAGCTGGTTGGGACACATTACAAATCTATCCATTCTCTCCTTATGCTCGAACAAATTTACTGGTAGCATTTCACCAGATATATGCCACCTTTCTTCTCTTATAGTACTCGATCTTTCCAATAATATCCTAGTTGGAAGCATTCCGAAATGCCTTACTAATATCACTGAGATGGTTGACACAGATGGATCATaccaaaacacatttatttatgaCACAGTTATTTATGACACAATTATTTATGACAACTTTACAAGCTATGAGGAAAGACTTTCATTGGTCACAAAAGGGAGGGAAACGGAATACAAAGAGATTCTACCACTTGTTAGGAGCATAGATCTTTCAAGTAACG gtaattcgggagtgggccctgACACAAGCTGTGCTGCATCTCTTTTTGTAAAATTTGCTAACAATGGTCACCCTACTCTTGTGGTTTCAACTGACCCTGCTCATTCTTTAAGTGACTCCTTTGCTCAG gATTTGACTGGAAGGATGCTTGTACCAGTTGAAGGACCTGATTATCCACTGTTTGCCCTGGAG AAAAACCCTGAGAAAGCTAGGGAAGAATTTTGCAGCGCAAGCCAAAAAAAATGGTGGGAGTGGAATCAAAGATTTCATGGATGGCATGGGCCTTGGGATGCTTGTTGA